The following are from one region of the Staphylococcus argenteus genome:
- the sirA gene encoding staphyloferrin B ABC transporter substrate-binding protein SirA, giving the protein MNKVIKMLVVTLAFLLVLAGCSGNSNKQSSDSKDKETTSIKHAMGTTEIKGKPKRVVTLYQGATDVAVSLGVKPVGAVESWTQKPKFDYIKNDLKDTKIVGQEPAPNLEEISKLKPDLIVASKVRNEKVYDQLSKIAPTVSTDTVFKFKDTTKLMGKALGKEKEADDLLKKYDDKVAAFQKDAKAKYKDAWPLKASVVNFRADHTRIYAGGYAGEILNDLGFKRNKDLQKQVDNGKDIIQLTSKESIPLMNADHIFVVKSDPNAKDAALVKKTESEWTSSKEWKNLDAVKNNQVSDDLDEITWNLAGGYKSSLKLIDDLYEKLNIEKQSK; this is encoded by the coding sequence ATGAATAAAGTAATTAAAATGCTTGTTGTTACACTTGCTTTCCTACTTGTTTTAGCAGGATGTAGTGGGAATTCAAATAAGCAATCATCTGATAGCAAAGACAAGGAAACAACTTCTATCAAACATGCAATGGGGACAACTGAAATTAAAGGGAAACCAAAACGTGTTGTCACATTATATCAAGGTGCCACTGATGTTGCTGTATCTTTAGGTGTTAAACCTGTAGGTGCTGTGGAATCATGGACACAAAAACCGAAATTCGATTACATAAAAAATGATTTAAAAGATACTAAGATTGTAGGTCAAGAACCTGCACCGAACTTAGAAGAAATTTCTAAGTTAAAACCTGATTTAATTGTCGCGTCAAAAGTTAGAAACGAAAAAGTTTACGATCAATTATCTAAAATTGCACCAACTGTTTCTACTGACACAGTCTTCAAGTTTAAAGATACGACAAAATTAATGGGGAAAGCTTTAGGGAAAGAAAAAGAAGCTGATGATTTACTGAAAAAGTATGATGATAAAGTAGCTGCATTCCAAAAAGATGCAAAAGCGAAATATAAAGATGCATGGCCATTGAAAGCATCGGTTGTTAACTTCCGTGCTGATCATACAAGAATCTATGCTGGTGGATATGCAGGAGAAATTCTAAACGATTTAGGATTTAAGCGTAATAAAGATTTACAAAAACAAGTTGATAATGGTAAAGATATTATTCAATTAACATCTAAAGAAAGTATTCCATTGATGAACGCTGATCATATTTTTGTAGTAAAATCTGATCCAAACGCAAAAGATGCTGCATTAGTTAAAAAGACTGAAAGCGAATGGACTTCAAGTAAAGAATGGAAAAATTTAGATGCAGTTAAAAATAACCAAGTATCTGATGATCTAGACGAAATCACTTGGAACTTAGCTGGTGGATATAAATCATCATTAAAACTTATTGACGATTTATACGAAAAGTTAAATATTGAAAAACAATCAAAATAA
- the sbnA gene encoding 2,3-diaminopropionate biosynthesis protein SbnA: MIERSQACHDSLLDSVGQTPMVQLHQLFPKHQVFAKLEYMNPGGSMKDRPAKYIIEHGIESGLITENTHLIESTSGNLGIALAMIAKIKGLKLTCVVDPKISPTNLKIIKSYGANVEMVEEPDEHGGYLMTRIAKVQELLTSIKDAYWINQYANELNWKAHYHGAGTEIVETIKQPIDYFVAPVSTTGSIMGMSRKIKEVHPNAQIVAVDAKGSVIFGDKPINRELPGIGASRVPEILNRSEINQVIHVDDYQSALGCRKLIAYEGIFAGGSTGSIIAAIEQLITKVEEGATIVTILPDRGDRYLDLVYSDTWLEKMKSRQGVKSE, encoded by the coding sequence TTGATTGAACGAAGTCAAGCATGTCACGATTCATTATTAGATTCTGTAGGGCAGACACCCATGGTTCAACTTCATCAACTATTTCCAAAACACCAAGTGTTTGCAAAATTAGAGTATATGAATCCAGGAGGCAGTATGAAAGATCGACCGGCCAAGTACATTATTGAACATGGTATTGAATCTGGTCTTATAACTGAGAATACGCATTTAATTGAAAGTACCTCTGGAAATTTAGGTATTGCTTTGGCGATGATAGCTAAAATTAAAGGATTAAAGCTCACTTGTGTTGTTGATCCTAAAATATCGCCAACAAATTTGAAAATTATTAAAAGTTACGGAGCTAATGTAGAAATGGTTGAAGAACCTGATGAGCATGGGGGTTATTTAATGACTCGTATTGCTAAGGTTCAAGAACTATTAACTTCTATTAAAGATGCATATTGGATTAATCAATATGCAAATGAGTTAAATTGGAAAGCCCATTATCATGGTGCTGGAACTGAAATAGTAGAAACAATTAAACAGCCTATAGACTATTTTGTCGCGCCAGTAAGCACGACAGGTAGCATTATGGGTATGAGTAGAAAAATTAAAGAAGTACATCCCAATGCACAAATTGTTGCTGTGGATGCTAAAGGGTCAGTCATTTTTGGTGACAAACCTATTAACAGAGAGTTACCTGGTATTGGTGCTAGTCGCGTACCAGAAATTTTGAATAGATCAGAGATTAATCAAGTCATTCATGTAGATGATTATCAATCTGCACTAGGCTGCCGCAAATTAATTGCTTATGAAGGTATTTTTGCAGGTGGTTCAACAGGTTCAATTATTGCAGCAATTGAGCAGTTAATAACAAAGGTTGAAGAAGGCGCAACAATTGTAACGATTTTACCAGATCGAGGCGATCGTTATTTAGATTTAGTGTACTCAGATACATGGTTAGAAAAAATGAAATCAAGACAAGGAGTTAAATCAGAATGA
- the sbnD gene encoding staphyloferrin B export MFS transporter yields the protein MIEQSIWRSNFRVLWLSQFIAIAGLTVLVPLLPIYMASLQNLSVVEIQLWSGIAIAAPAVTTMIASPIWGKLGDKISRKWMVLRALLGLAICLFLMALCTTPLQFVVVRLLQGLFGGVVDASSAFASAEAPAEDRGKVLGKLQSSVSAGSLVGPLIGGITASILGFGALLMSIAVITFIVCIFGAWKLIETAHVPKSETPNINKGIRRSFQCLLCTQQTCRFIIVGVLANFAMYGMLTALSPLASSVNHTTLDDRSVIGFLQSAFWTASILSAPLWGRFNDKSYVKSVYIFATVACGCSAILQGLATNVEFLMAARILQGLTYSALIQSVMFVVVNACHQQLKGTFVGTTNSMLVIGQIIGSLSGAAITSYTTPATTFIVMGVVFAVSSLFLICSSITNQINDHTLMKLWELKQKSAK from the coding sequence ATGATTGAACAGTCTATCTGGCGTAGTAACTTTCGCGTTTTATGGCTCAGTCAGTTTATCGCGATTGCTGGGCTAACAGTGCTCGTGCCATTATTACCTATTTATATGGCATCATTACAAAACCTTTCAGTCGTTGAAATACAGTTGTGGAGTGGCATTGCTATTGCTGCTCCCGCTGTTACGACGATGATAGCGTCACCGATTTGGGGAAAGTTAGGCGATAAAATTAGCCGGAAGTGGATGGTTTTGAGAGCGTTACTTGGTTTAGCTATATGTCTGTTTTTGATGGCATTATGTACGACGCCATTACAATTTGTAGTTGTGAGACTACTACAAGGGTTATTTGGTGGCGTAGTTGATGCATCAAGTGCATTTGCTAGTGCCGAAGCGCCAGCTGAAGATCGTGGAAAAGTATTAGGAAAGCTGCAAAGTTCAGTGAGTGCTGGTTCACTAGTTGGACCATTAATTGGTGGCATTACGGCTTCGATATTAGGATTTGGCGCACTATTAATGAGTATTGCTGTCATTACTTTTATTGTTTGTATTTTTGGCGCATGGAAATTAATTGAAACTGCACATGTACCGAAATCGGAAACACCTAATATTAATAAAGGCATTCGTCGTTCATTTCAATGTCTGTTATGTACACAACAAACGTGTCGATTTATTATAGTTGGTGTTTTAGCAAATTTTGCTATGTACGGTATGTTAACTGCGCTATCACCATTAGCATCATCAGTCAACCACACAACATTAGATGATCGTAGTGTAATTGGTTTTCTACAATCTGCCTTTTGGACAGCTTCGATATTAAGTGCGCCTTTATGGGGTCGCTTTAATGATAAATCTTACGTTAAATCAGTATATATATTTGCAACGGTAGCATGCGGCTGTAGTGCTATATTACAAGGTTTAGCGACGAACGTAGAATTTTTAATGGCCGCAAGAATACTTCAAGGATTGACATACAGTGCACTGATTCAGAGTGTTATGTTTGTCGTCGTAAATGCGTGTCATCAACAACTTAAAGGGACATTTGTTGGAACGACGAACAGTATGTTAGTCATTGGTCAAATTATTGGTAGCCTTAGTGGCGCTGCCATTACAAGTTATACTACACCGGCAACTACGTTTATCGTTATGGGCGTGGTATTTGCTGTAAGTAGCTTGTTTTTAATTTGTTCATCCATCACTAATCAAATCAACGATCACACATTAATGAAATTATGGGAGTTGAAACAAAAAAGTGCAAAATAA
- the sbnB gene encoding N-[(2S)-2-amino-2-carboxyethyl]-L-glutamate dehydrogenase SbnB has protein sequence MNKEMLYLNRSDIEQAGGNHSQVYVDALTEALTAHAHNDFVQPLKPYLRQDSENGHIADRIIAMPSHIGGDYAISGIKWIGSKHDNPSKRSMERASGVIILNDPETNYPIAVMEASLISSMRTAAVSVIAAKHLAKKGFKDLTIIGCGLIGDKQLQSMLEQFDHIKRVFVYDQFPEACARFVDRWQQQRPDIRFIAAETAKEAVSNGEVVITCTVTDQPYIEYDWLQKGAFISNISIMDVHKEVFIKADKVVVDDWSQCNREKKTINQLVLEGKFSKEALHAELGQLVTGEIPGRENDDEIILLNPMGMAIEDIASAYFIYQQAQQQNIGTTLSLY, from the coding sequence ATGAATAAAGAGATGTTGTATTTAAATAGATCAGATATTGAACAAGCAGGAGGTAATCATTCACAAGTTTATGTGGACGCGTTGACTGAAGCATTAACTGCGCATGCGCATAATGATTTTGTACAACCGCTTAAACCTTATTTAAGACAAGATTCTGAAAATGGACATATCGCAGATAGAATCATTGCAATGCCAAGTCATATCGGTGGTGATTACGCGATTTCAGGTATTAAGTGGATTGGTAGTAAACATGACAATCCATCAAAACGTAGTATGGAACGTGCGAGTGGAGTCATTATTTTAAATGATCCAGAAACAAATTATCCGATTGCAGTTATGGAAGCGAGTTTAATTAGTAGTATGCGTACTGCAGCAGTTTCGGTGATTGCAGCCAAACATTTAGCTAAAAAAGGGTTTAAAGATTTAACGATTATTGGTTGCGGTCTAATCGGAGACAAGCAATTGCAAAGTATGTTAGAACAATTCGACCATATTAAACGCGTCTTCGTATATGATCAATTTCCTGAAGCATGTGCACGCTTTGTTGATAGATGGCAACAACAGCGCCCAGACATCAGATTTATTGCAGCTGAAACAGCTAAAGAAGCCGTGTCAAATGGTGAAGTAGTCATTACATGTACTGTTACTGATCAACCGTATATTGAATATGATTGGTTACAAAAAGGTGCATTTATTAGCAATATTTCTATTATGGATGTGCATAAAGAAGTATTTATTAAAGCTGACAAAGTCGTAGTAGATGACTGGTCACAATGCAATCGTGAAAAGAAAACGATTAATCAACTCGTATTAGAAGGGAAATTTAGCAAAGAAGCACTGCATGCTGAACTTGGACAGCTTGTTACAGGTGAAATTCCTGGTCGTGAAAATGACGATGAAATCATATTACTTAATCCAATGGGCATGGCCATTGAAGATATTGCGAGTGCTTATTTTATTTATCAACAAGCACAGCAACAAAATATTGGTACAACACTAAGCCTATATTAA
- the sbnE gene encoding L-2,3-diaminopropanoate--citrate ligase SbnE produces MQNKELIQYAAYAAIERILNEYFRESNLYQAPPQDNQWSIQLSELETLTGTFRYWSAMGHHLYGPEVWLLDGKSKKLTTYKEAIARILQYMAQSADNQTAVQQHMTQIMSDIDNSIHRTARYLQSSKTDYIEDRYIVSEQSLYLGHPFHPTPKSASGFSEADLERYAPECHTSFQLHYIAVHQDVILSRYVENMENQVATVLHQLAGLDMSELPKDFILLPIHPYQIGVLRQHPQFIQYSEQGLIKDLGVSGDIVYPTSSVRTVFSKALNIYLKLPIHVKITNFIRTNDLEQIERTIDAAQVIASIKDDVETPHFKLMFEEGYRALLPNPLGQSVEPEMDLLTNSAMIVREGIPNYHSEKDIHVLASLFETMPDAPTSKLSLVIEESGLTSEVWLECYLDRTLLPILTLFSNTGISLEAHVQNTLIELNDGIPEVCYVRDLEGICLSTTIAMEKQLIPNVVSTSSPVVYAHDEAWHRLKYYVVVNHLGHLVSTIGKATQNEDELWQLVARRLMDWKEEYADNAVFVECVEDLCQSPTIAAKANLMSKLNDCGGNPIYTHIPNPICHNKEVSYCE; encoded by the coding sequence GTGCAAAATAAAGAATTAATACAATATGCAGCGTATGCGGCTATCGAGCGCATTTTAAATGAGTATTTTAGAGAGAGTAACTTATATCAAGCACCACCTCAGGATAATCAATGGTCTATACAATTATCAGAACTCGAAACGTTAACTGGTACATTTCGTTATTGGTCCGCTATGGGACATCACTTGTATGGTCCAGAGGTATGGCTTCTTGATGGCAAAAGTAAAAAATTAACAACATATAAGGAAGCAATTGCACGTATTTTACAATATATGGCACAAAGTGCTGATAATCAAACAGCTGTACAGCAACATATGACGCAAATTATGTCTGATATCGATAACAGTATTCATCGAACAGCGCGCTATTTGCAAAGTAGCAAGACAGACTATATAGAGGATCGCTATATTGTCTCGGAACAATCACTTTATTTAGGTCATCCGTTTCATCCAACTCCAAAGAGTGCAAGTGGATTTTCAGAAGCTGATTTAGAACGATATGCACCCGAATGTCATACGTCATTTCAATTGCATTATATAGCTGTACATCAAGATGTTATTTTGTCACGTTATGTTGAAAATATGGAAAATCAAGTTGCGACAGTATTGCATCAATTAGCTGGTTTAGATATGTCAGAGCTACCCAAAGACTTTATATTATTACCGATACATCCTTATCAAATTGGTGTGTTGCGACAACATCCGCAGTTTATACAATATAGTGAACAAGGCTTAATTAAAGATTTAGGTGTTTCTGGTGACATTGTATATCCGACTTCTTCTGTAAGAACGGTATTTTCAAAAGCATTAAACATTTATTTGAAATTACCGATCCACGTTAAAATTACTAACTTTATACGTACGAATGATCTCGAACAGATTGAACGTACGATTGATGCAGCACAAGTTATTGCATCGATTAAAGATGATGTAGAAACACCTCATTTTAAATTAATGTTTGAAGAAGGATACCGTGCGTTATTACCTAATCCACTAGGACAATCAGTTGAGCCTGAAATGGATTTATTAACGAATAGTGCCATGATTGTACGTGAAGGTATTCCAAATTATCATTCAGAAAAAGACATCCATGTGTTGGCGTCATTATTCGAAACAATGCCTGATGCGCCGACGTCTAAGTTATCACTAGTGATTGAGGAAAGTGGTTTAACATCGGAAGTATGGCTCGAATGTTATTTAGACCGCACGTTATTGCCGATATTAACGTTATTTAGTAACACAGGTATTAGTCTAGAAGCACATGTGCAAAATACATTAATTGAATTAAATGACGGTATTCCTGAAGTATGCTATGTCAGAGATTTAGAAGGTATTTGTCTTTCAACGACAATTGCCATGGAAAAACAACTTATCCCCAATGTAGTATCTACATCAAGTCCTGTTGTATATGCGCATGACGAAGCGTGGCATCGACTTAAATATTACGTTGTAGTAAATCATTTAGGGCATTTAGTATCTACAATTGGTAAGGCAACACAGAATGAAGATGAATTGTGGCAATTGGTAGCGCGCCGTCTTATGGATTGGAAGGAAGAATATGCTGATAATGCAGTGTTTGTTGAATGTGTTGAAGATTTATGTCAATCACCGACGATTGCTGCTAAAGCAAACTTAATGAGTAAATTGAATGATTGTGGTGGAAACCCGATTTATACACATATACCAAATCCAATTTGTCATAACAAGGAGGTATCGTATTGTGAATAA
- the sbnC gene encoding staphyloferrin B biosynthesis protein SbnC has product MHTHKAVNTAQTIILRDLVDALLFEDIAGIVSNSEITKEHGQTILIYKNGDQQIKIPVYFSALNMFRYESSKPITIDGKSSSKQLTAPEFWRMIVNMNRDLSHEWEVARVEEGLNTAITQLAKQLSELDLATHPFVMSEQYASLKDRPFHPLAKEKRGLSETDYQVYQAELNQSFPLMVAAVKKSHMIHGDEADYDELESLTAPIKDQATDLLNNKGLSIDDYVLFPVHPWQYQHILPNIFAKEIAEKLVVLLPLKFGDYLSSSSMRSLIDVASPYNHVKVPFAMQSLGALRLTPTRYMKNGEQAERLLRQLINKDEVLAKYVTVCDETAWWSYMGQDNDIFKDQLGHLTVQLRKYPEVLAQNDEQQLVSMAALAANDRTLYQMICGKDNLSQNDIMTLFEDIAQVFLKVTLSFMQYGALPELHGQNILLSFEEGRVQKCVLRDHDTVRIYKPWLTAHQLSLPQYVVREDTPNTLINEDLETFFAYFQTLAVSVNLYAIIDALQDLFGVSEHDLMSLLKRILKNEVATISWVTADQLAVRHILFEKQTWPFKQILLPLLYQRDSGGGSMPSGLTTVPNPMVTYD; this is encoded by the coding sequence TTGCATACTCATAAAGCAGTGAATACAGCACAAACGATAATATTAAGAGATTTAGTTGATGCACTTTTATTTGAAGATATCGCGGGGATTGTTTCAAATAGTGAGATAACTAAAGAACATGGACAAACGATATTGATTTATAAAAATGGAGACCAACAAATTAAGATTCCAGTTTATTTTAGTGCGTTAAATATGTTTCGCTATGAAAGTTCAAAACCTATTACGATAGATGGAAAGTCATCTAGCAAACAGTTAACAGCGCCTGAATTTTGGCGAATGATTGTTAATATGAATCGTGATTTAAGCCATGAATGGGAAGTTGCTCGCGTTGAAGAGGGGCTAAATACTGCTATAACACAACTTGCTAAACAATTATCTGAATTAGACTTGGCAACGCATCCTTTTGTCATGTCGGAGCAATATGCAAGTTTAAAAGATCGTCCATTTCATCCACTAGCTAAAGAAAAAAGAGGCTTATCAGAAACAGACTATCAAGTTTATCAAGCTGAATTAAATCAATCATTTCCTTTAATGGTTGCAGCTGTTAAAAAGTCACATATGATTCACGGTGACGAAGCAGATTATGATGAGTTAGAGAGTTTGACAGCACCTATAAAAGACCAAGCGACAGACTTGTTAAATAATAAAGGGTTATCAATAGATGACTATGTACTATTTCCGGTACATCCTTGGCAATATCAGCATATTCTACCGAACATCTTTGCGAAAGAGATTGCTGAGAAATTAGTTGTCTTGTTGCCGCTTAAATTCGGTGATTATCTTTCATCTTCAAGTATGCGTTCATTAATTGACGTCGCATCTCCTTATAATCATGTCAAAGTACCATTTGCGATGCAGTCATTAGGTGCATTAAGGTTAACGCCTACGCGCTATATGAAAAATGGCGAACAAGCAGAACGATTATTGCGTCAACTTATTAATAAGGATGAAGTATTAGCTAAATATGTGACAGTTTGTGATGAGACAGCGTGGTGGTCGTATATGGGTCAAGATAATGATATTTTCAAAGACCAATTAGGACATTTAACTGTTCAATTAAGAAAATATCCGGAAGTGCTAGCCCAAAATGATGAACAACAACTTGTATCAATGGCTGCACTTGCAGCGAATGACCGTACCTTATATCAAATGATTTGTGGAAAAGACAATCTTTCCCAAAATGACATCATGACATTGTTTGAAGATATCGCTCAAGTCTTTTTAAAAGTGACTTTATCATTTATGCAATATGGTGCATTACCAGAGTTACATGGTCAAAATATATTATTGTCATTTGAAGAAGGACGCGTACAAAAATGCGTATTACGTGATCATGATACTGTCAGAATTTATAAACCATGGCTTACAGCGCATCAACTTTCATTGCCACAATATGTTGTAAGAGAAGATACGCCTAATACGCTAATTAACGAAGATTTGGAAACATTCTTTGCTTATTTCCAAACGTTAGCTGTATCGGTAAATCTATATGCCATTATTGATGCACTTCAAGATTTATTTGGTGTAAGTGAGCATGACCTCATGTCGTTGTTAAAACGTATTTTGAAGAATGAAGTTGCGACTATTTCCTGGGTTACAGCGGATCAGTTAGCAGTAAGACATATTTTATTTGAAAAACAGACATGGCCGTTTAAGCAAATCTTATTGCCATTGCTATATCAACGAGATAGCGGCGGAGGTAGTATGCCTTCTGGTTTAACTACTGTACCAAATCCAATGGTGACATATGATTGA
- a CDS encoding FecCD family ABC transporter permease: MTEKINKKDSYNLIFALIFLALISVVSMMVGSSFIPLQRVLMYFLNPNESIDQFTLEVLRLPRITLAILAGAALGMSGLMLQNVLKNPIASPDIIGITGGASLSAVVFIAFFSHLSIHLLPLFAVLGGTLAMVILLIFQTKGQIRPTTLIIIGISMQTLFIALVQGLLITTKQLSAAKAYTWLVGSLYGATFKDTFILGIVIIAIVPLLFLVIPKMKISILDDPVAIGLGLNVQRMKLIQLITSTILVSMAISLVGNIGFVGLIAPHIAKTIVRGSYAKKLLMSAMIGSISIVIADLIGRTLFLPKEVPAGIFIAAFGAPFFIYLLLTVKKL, from the coding sequence ATGACGGAAAAGATTAATAAAAAAGACTCTTATAACCTCATCTTCGCGTTAATCTTTTTAGCCCTCATATCTGTGGTAAGTATGATGGTCGGTTCTAGTTTTATACCATTACAACGCGTATTGATGTACTTTTTAAATCCTAATGAAAGCATTGATCAGTTCACATTGGAAGTATTACGTTTGCCTCGCATTACACTTGCAATTTTAGCCGGTGCTGCATTAGGGATGAGTGGTTTAATGTTACAAAATGTATTAAAAAACCCCATTGCCTCACCAGATATTATCGGTATTACAGGTGGCGCTAGCTTAAGTGCTGTCGTATTCATCGCATTTTTCAGTCATTTGTCGATACATCTACTGCCACTTTTCGCAGTATTAGGCGGCACATTAGCAATGGTAATTCTATTAATATTTCAAACGAAAGGTCAAATTCGACCGACGACTTTAATTATTATTGGTATTTCAATGCAAACACTATTCATTGCACTTGTCCAAGGCCTGCTCATTACAACAAAGCAATTATCTGCAGCTAAAGCCTATACATGGCTAGTTGGTAGCCTTTATGGTGCAACGTTTAAAGACACTTTTATTTTGGGTATTGTTATTATAGCTATTGTTCCATTGCTATTTCTTGTTATTCCTAAAATGAAAATATCTATACTTGATGATCCTGTAGCTATTGGATTAGGTTTAAATGTACAACGCATGAAACTAATTCAATTAATTACCTCTACGATACTTGTATCCATGGCAATCAGTTTAGTAGGTAATATTGGTTTTGTAGGCTTAATTGCCCCACACATTGCCAAAACAATCGTTAGAGGAAGTTACGCTAAAAAGTTACTGATGTCAGCAATGATTGGTTCTATTTCAATCGTTATTGCCGACTTAATTGGGCGCACCTTATTCTTACCCAAAGAGGTGCCAGCCGGTATATTTATCGCTGCATTCGGCGCACCATTCTTCATTTACTTATTATTGACCGTGAAAAAGTTATAA
- the sirB gene encoding staphyloferrin B ABC transporter permease subunit SirB: protein MLLKPKYQIVIAGLCLAIVAILSLMIGNTLVSPITVIQALFNFDSENDLHNVVTGARASRTTIALLTGAALAVSGLLMQALTRNPIASPGLFGVNAGAVFFVIFSITFIQIQSFKMIVVIAFLGAIVVTVLVVALGMFRQTQFSPHRVILAGAAIAMLFTAFTQGILIMNETDLQGLLFWLSGSVSLRNIWDIPWIIPLVLILILIAFSMASHINILMTSDDIATGLGQNIKLIKWIIILLISMLAGISVAVAGSIVFVGLIVPNISKRLLPPNYKYLIPFTALAGAILMILSDMIARVIIKPLELPIGVVTAVIGAIVLIYIMKKGRQRL, encoded by the coding sequence ATGCTACTTAAACCGAAATATCAAATCGTTATTGCTGGTTTATGTCTTGCAATAGTAGCTATCTTAAGTTTAATGATTGGGAATACGCTTGTGTCACCTATTACGGTGATACAGGCGTTATTCAACTTTGATAGTGAAAACGATTTACATAATGTTGTCACTGGTGCACGTGCATCGAGAACCACCATCGCCTTATTGACTGGCGCTGCACTTGCTGTGTCAGGTTTGTTGATGCAAGCACTCACACGAAATCCAATAGCATCTCCAGGTCTTTTTGGAGTCAATGCAGGTGCTGTATTTTTTGTCATTTTTAGTATTACATTTATTCAAATTCAGTCATTTAAAATGATTGTCGTTATTGCATTTTTAGGCGCCATTGTTGTTACTGTATTAGTCGTCGCACTTGGTATGTTTAGACAAACGCAATTCTCACCTCATCGTGTCATTTTAGCGGGTGCAGCGATTGCGATGCTATTTACAGCCTTTACTCAAGGCATACTCATTATGAATGAAACTGACTTACAAGGACTACTTTTCTGGCTAAGTGGCTCTGTTTCATTGCGCAATATATGGGATATACCATGGATTATCCCACTTGTGTTAATACTTATTTTAATCGCGTTTAGTATGGCTTCACATATCAATATATTGATGACCAGTGATGATATTGCAACGGGACTTGGGCAAAATATTAAATTAATAAAATGGATAATTATCTTGCTCATTAGTATGCTAGCTGGTATTTCAGTTGCCGTTGCTGGATCAATTGTTTTCGTTGGACTCATTGTTCCAAATATTAGCAAACGTTTATTACCACCAAATTATAAATATCTAATTCCATTTACGGCACTAGCTGGTGCAATTCTAATGATTTTATCAGATATGATTGCACGCGTGATTATTAAGCCGTTAGAGTTACCTATCGGCGTTGTTACAGCCGTAATTGGTGCTATTGTCTTAATTTATATAATGAAGAAAGGACGTCAACGCTTATGA